A part of Streptomyces sp. NBC_01451 genomic DNA contains:
- a CDS encoding tetratricopeptide repeat protein, producing the protein MRDSHRAEAERLLGRAVEEEVRRSGGRTDGSVLLTRARGALDTMAQSSAEEYAAYTRALDEAKAGQLTFGQRYAREGAGTPLLVAAVAALAAGVADLALGTGTGTAVGAALTVGVVGAAATVLKVTASHVPAAHHRAGAVSQPGGPEQLRLAWLTALEVRGIRPFLDQQRVLSASTGPTKKPGPRLRGSDKSAAARTRSVLEQSFAQLPDPDEPFAGRRQELTRIRQWVHAARASTETRPTLVVLHGASGSGRSALAIHAAHDLRDQFRGACVVDLRGDSPKEPPLPTRDALLYLLNRLGASREQSLFRERSSPDQQVRRLSELYNQHLTGVPVTIVLDDAQDPEQVRTLVPERSDSLVVVTSREPLALPADLPFWVHQLPVTPLDAAGAEELLNASAQTEPGSGSSGSSGSSGSSGSSGSSGSSGSSGSSGSSGSTSPSDPYDAESAERIRELCGGLPLALRLAGSSLGPRSRRRLAADLGAYGPVEPVERVLWLRYTDQPEPARRLLRRLALAGRASLGAAAAAALLATDRTEATRQLDALARAGLIDHVRGSRYRLHDLVRAFAQARLLDEEEPAERTAAQERLIVSYGELADSVLRLVDGNMSTRSDRFSPHGFTSLDEALRWLDDESSFITATLRHAEGVNRAAVLNLLGALCDYCLLRGDLYRLGEISELAESVDQGLLVRSVQWRTGIAARQLGELDKARTTLTSVVELYMEAHHDAGAARALCSLGITLHHQGNLGEAAAKLQEALDLQQAPELATDRAWTMHALAAVERDRSRLAEAWDLLTRSLVLHKEGESIHGEAWAHFQLGQLGLRMGDVPRAESELRTALDLYGRTRDARGEAWALTQLARARLVAGDASAAVDGLRRAAAVHRDNEDARGEAWSVYYLGQSLEETGNLDLAVRELERSRTMFSRIRDVYGLACARHHSARVTRDQRAVQTGSLRNSGFARQLLVDARADFQRIGVAHGEAWTCLELAVVDAGNARTQQALALCDEAIGLFTSYGDRRGEDWARFLRCTLLPYAAPGGVEIGTAVAQEELAQLSRGRHPSRDEKLDDFVDAYQLLLERGVALESGWQGWRLGMIPNRHAREVMGVPVAAAGRR; encoded by the coding sequence ATGCGGGACAGCCACCGGGCGGAAGCCGAGCGGCTGTTGGGCCGGGCCGTGGAGGAAGAGGTACGGCGGTCCGGGGGGCGTACGGACGGGAGTGTGCTGCTGACGCGGGCGCGCGGGGCACTGGACACCATGGCGCAGTCGTCCGCGGAGGAGTACGCCGCGTACACGCGGGCGCTCGACGAGGCGAAGGCCGGACAGCTCACCTTCGGGCAGCGCTACGCCCGGGAGGGCGCCGGAACTCCCCTGCTGGTGGCGGCTGTCGCCGCGCTCGCGGCGGGCGTCGCCGACCTGGCCCTCGGCACCGGCACGGGCACCGCCGTGGGCGCGGCGCTGACCGTGGGCGTCGTGGGCGCCGCCGCGACCGTCCTCAAGGTGACCGCTTCCCATGTGCCGGCCGCCCACCACCGGGCCGGCGCCGTGAGCCAGCCCGGCGGTCCCGAGCAGCTGCGGCTGGCCTGGCTGACGGCGCTGGAGGTACGCGGCATCCGGCCGTTCCTCGACCAGCAGCGGGTGCTCAGCGCGTCCACCGGGCCGACGAAGAAGCCGGGGCCGAGGCTGCGCGGCAGTGACAAGAGCGCGGCGGCCCGCACACGCAGTGTCCTTGAGCAGTCGTTCGCCCAACTCCCGGACCCGGACGAGCCGTTCGCGGGCCGACGGCAGGAACTGACCCGTATCCGGCAGTGGGTGCACGCGGCCCGGGCGAGTACCGAGACCCGGCCGACCCTGGTCGTCCTGCACGGCGCGTCCGGCAGTGGCCGCAGCGCGCTCGCCATCCACGCGGCGCACGATCTGCGGGACCAGTTCCGGGGCGCGTGCGTGGTGGATCTGCGCGGCGACAGTCCGAAGGAGCCGCCGCTGCCCACCCGTGACGCCCTTCTCTACCTGCTGAACCGGCTCGGCGCCTCCCGCGAGCAGTCGCTCTTCCGTGAGCGTTCGTCACCGGACCAGCAGGTCAGAAGGCTGAGCGAGCTGTACAACCAGCATCTCACCGGGGTCCCGGTGACGATCGTCCTGGACGACGCGCAGGACCCCGAGCAGGTCCGCACCCTCGTCCCGGAGCGCTCCGACAGCCTCGTCGTCGTCACCTCCCGCGAGCCCCTCGCCCTTCCGGCCGACCTGCCCTTCTGGGTGCATCAGCTGCCCGTCACCCCCCTGGACGCGGCGGGCGCGGAGGAACTGCTGAACGCGTCCGCGCAGACGGAACCGGGATCGGGGTCCTCAGGGTCCTCAGGGTCCTCAGGGTCCTCAGGGTCCTCAGGGTCCTCAGGGTCCTCAGGGTCCTCAGGGTCCTCAGGGTCCTCAGGGTCAACGAGTCCATCAGATCCGTATGACGCCGAATCCGCCGAGCGAATAAGGGAGTTGTGCGGTGGGCTGCCGCTGGCGCTGCGCCTCGCGGGCTCCTCGCTCGGCCCGCGCAGCAGGCGCCGGCTGGCCGCCGATCTGGGCGCGTACGGTCCGGTCGAGCCGGTGGAGCGCGTGCTGTGGCTGCGCTACACCGATCAGCCGGAACCCGCCCGCCGGCTGCTGCGCAGGCTGGCGCTGGCCGGGCGGGCCTCCCTCGGCGCGGCGGCTGCCGCGGCCCTGCTGGCCACGGACCGGACTGAGGCGACCCGTCAGCTGGACGCGCTCGCCCGCGCGGGCCTGATCGACCATGTCCGAGGCAGCCGTTACCGTCTGCACGACCTGGTCCGCGCCTTCGCGCAGGCCCGTCTCCTCGACGAGGAGGAACCGGCGGAGCGCACGGCCGCGCAGGAACGTCTCATCGTGAGCTACGGCGAGCTGGCCGACTCGGTGCTGCGCCTGGTCGACGGCAACATGTCGACCCGCTCGGACCGCTTCAGCCCGCACGGCTTCACCTCCCTCGACGAGGCGCTGCGCTGGCTGGACGACGAGTCGAGCTTCATCACGGCGACGCTGCGGCACGCGGAGGGCGTGAACCGGGCAGCCGTGCTCAACCTGCTGGGCGCCCTGTGCGACTACTGCCTGCTGCGCGGCGACCTCTACCGGCTCGGTGAGATCAGTGAGCTCGCGGAGTCCGTCGACCAGGGTCTGCTGGTCCGCTCGGTGCAGTGGCGTACGGGTATCGCGGCCCGTCAGCTGGGCGAGCTGGACAAGGCGCGTACGACGCTCACCTCGGTCGTCGAGCTGTACATGGAGGCCCACCACGACGCGGGCGCCGCGCGGGCGCTGTGCTCGCTCGGCATCACGCTGCACCACCAGGGCAACCTGGGCGAGGCCGCGGCGAAGCTCCAGGAGGCCCTGGACCTCCAGCAGGCGCCCGAGCTGGCGACCGACCGCGCCTGGACGATGCACGCCCTCGCCGCCGTCGAACGCGACCGCTCCCGCCTCGCCGAGGCCTGGGACCTGCTGACCCGTTCCCTCGTCCTGCACAAGGAGGGCGAGTCGATCCACGGCGAGGCGTGGGCCCACTTCCAGCTCGGCCAGCTGGGCCTGCGGATGGGCGACGTCCCGCGCGCCGAGTCCGAACTGCGTACGGCCCTCGATCTGTACGGCCGTACGCGCGACGCCCGTGGCGAGGCCTGGGCGCTGACCCAGCTGGCCCGGGCCCGGCTGGTCGCCGGGGACGCGTCGGCGGCGGTGGACGGGCTGCGCCGGGCGGCGGCGGTCCACCGGGACAACGAGGACGCGCGCGGCGAGGCCTGGTCGGTCTACTACCTGGGCCAGTCCCTGGAGGAGACCGGCAACCTGGATCTGGCGGTCCGCGAGCTGGAACGTTCCCGCACGATGTTCTCCCGCATCCGCGACGTCTACGGCCTGGCCTGCGCCCGCCATCACTCCGCCCGCGTCACCCGCGACCAGCGGGCCGTCCAGACGGGCTCGCTGCGCAACTCGGGCTTCGCCCGCCAGCTCCTGGTGGACGCCCGCGCCGACTTCCAGCGCATCGGGGTGGCCCACGGCGAGGCCTGGACCTGCCTGGAGCTGGCCGTCGTCGACGCGGGCAACGCCCGCACCCAGCAGGCGCTGGCCCTGTGCGACGAGGCGATCGGCCTGTTCACGTCGTACGGCGACCGGCGCGGCGAGGACTGGGCGCGCTTCCTGCGCTGCACGCTCCTGCCGTACGCGGCCCCCGGCGGCGTCGAGATCGGCACGGCGGTGGCCCAGGAGGAGCTGGCCCAGCTCTCCCGTGGCCGCCATCCGTCCCGCGACGAGAAGCTCGACGACTTCGTCGATGCCTATCAGCTCCTGCTGGAGCGCGGGGTGGCCCTGGAGTCGGGCTGGCAGGGGTGGCGCCTGGGCATGATCCCGAACCGGCACGCCCGGGAGGTCATGGGGGTGCCGGTGGCTGCGGCCGGCCGACGGTAG
- a CDS encoding TetR/AcrR family transcriptional regulator produces MTAARTSPLADRPQLGLRERKKIKTRMAIRAATYELIEDQGYDATTIEQIAERAEVSQSTVFRYFPTKEDIVLTDEYDSVLEEELRARPADEPWLDSLRYILKKAVGANWTEEPEVTRLRSRLMLEVPAVRSRMIESMSEIGRLLCRVIAERTGRDPADLEVRVYAMSLIGGLSEVTVHWAQNDFRDNLADLVDRAVNVFEHGLPTD; encoded by the coding sequence ATGACGGCCGCACGCACCTCTCCCCTCGCCGACCGCCCCCAGCTGGGTCTCCGTGAGCGGAAGAAGATCAAGACCCGGATGGCGATCCGTGCCGCGACGTACGAACTGATCGAGGACCAGGGGTACGACGCCACGACGATCGAGCAGATCGCCGAGCGCGCCGAGGTGTCGCAGTCCACGGTCTTCCGCTACTTCCCCACCAAGGAGGACATCGTGCTCACCGACGAGTACGACTCCGTGCTGGAGGAGGAGCTGCGCGCGCGCCCGGCGGACGAACCGTGGCTCGACTCCCTGCGGTACATCCTGAAGAAGGCCGTCGGCGCCAACTGGACCGAGGAGCCCGAGGTGACCCGGCTGCGCAGCCGGCTGATGCTGGAGGTACCCGCGGTCCGCTCCCGCATGATCGAGAGCATGTCCGAAATCGGGCGCCTCCTCTGCCGTGTCATCGCGGAGCGCACCGGCCGCGACCCCGCCGACCTGGAGGTCCGCGTCTACGCCATGTCCCTGATCGGTGGCCTGTCGGAGGTCACCGTCCACTGGGCGCAGAACGACTTCAGGGACAACCTGGCCGACCTGGTGGACCGCGCGGTGAACGTCTTCGAACACGGCCTCCCGACGGATTGA
- a CDS encoding thioredoxin domain-containing protein: MPNRLAHETSPYLLQHADNPVDWWPWSAEAFEEARRSGRPVLLSVGYSSCHWCHVMAHESFEDRTTADYLNEHFVSVKVDREERPDVDAVYMEAVQAATGQGGWPMTVFLTPDAEPFYFGTYFPPEPRSGMPSFREVLEGVRAAWTDRRDEVAEVAQKIVRDLAGREIGYGASEAPGEEEQARALLGLTREYDAQRGGFGGAPKFPPSMALEFLLRHSARTGAEGALQMAQDTCERMARGGIYDQLGGGFARYSVDREWVVPHFEKMLYDNALLCRVYAHLWRATGSELARRVALETADFLVRELRTNEGGFASALDADSDDGTGKHVEGAYYVWTPAQLTEVLGAEDAELAAHYFGVTADGTFEEGASVLQLPQHEGVFDAEKIESVKARLLGARRERPAPGRDDKVVAAWNGLAVAALAETGAYFERPDLVDAALAAADLLVRVHLDDRAHLARTSKDGQVGPNAGVLEDYADVAEGFLALASVTGEGVWLEFAGFLLDHVLARFVDAGSGALYDTASDAEQLIRRPQDPTDNAVPSGWTAAAGALLGYAAQTGSEPHRAAAERALGVVKALGPRVPRFIGWGLAVAEALLDGPREVAIVGPALGDPATTVLHRTALLATAPGAVVAVGVAGGEELPLLAGRPLVGGEPTAYVCRNFTCDAPTTDPERLRIALGG; encoded by the coding sequence ATGCCGAACCGACTGGCCCATGAGACGTCCCCCTACCTCCTCCAGCACGCCGACAATCCGGTCGACTGGTGGCCCTGGTCGGCCGAGGCGTTCGAGGAGGCGCGGCGGAGCGGCAGACCGGTCCTGCTGAGCGTCGGGTACAGCAGCTGCCACTGGTGCCACGTCATGGCTCACGAGTCCTTCGAGGACCGGACCACCGCCGACTACCTCAACGAGCACTTCGTCAGCGTCAAGGTCGACCGCGAGGAGCGGCCCGACGTCGACGCCGTCTACATGGAGGCCGTCCAGGCGGCGACCGGCCAGGGCGGCTGGCCCATGACGGTGTTCCTCACCCCCGACGCCGAACCCTTCTACTTCGGTACCTACTTCCCGCCCGAGCCCCGCAGCGGCATGCCCTCCTTCCGGGAGGTGCTGGAGGGGGTCCGCGCCGCCTGGACCGACCGGCGCGACGAGGTCGCCGAGGTCGCGCAGAAGATCGTGCGGGACCTCGCCGGGCGCGAGATCGGGTACGGCGCGTCCGAGGCGCCCGGTGAGGAGGAACAGGCGCGGGCACTGCTCGGGCTCACCCGGGAGTACGACGCCCAGCGCGGCGGATTCGGTGGGGCGCCGAAGTTTCCGCCGTCCATGGCCCTGGAGTTCCTGCTGCGGCACAGTGCCCGTACGGGTGCCGAGGGGGCGCTCCAGATGGCCCAGGACACCTGCGAGCGCATGGCCCGGGGCGGGATCTACGACCAGCTCGGCGGCGGCTTCGCCCGGTACTCCGTCGACCGGGAGTGGGTCGTGCCCCACTTCGAGAAGATGCTGTACGACAACGCGCTGCTGTGCCGCGTGTACGCGCACCTCTGGCGCGCCACCGGTTCCGAACTCGCCCGGCGCGTGGCCCTGGAGACCGCCGACTTCCTGGTGCGTGAACTCCGCACGAACGAAGGGGGTTTCGCCTCCGCGCTCGACGCCGACAGCGACGACGGGACCGGCAAGCACGTCGAAGGCGCCTACTACGTCTGGACGCCGGCCCAGCTCACCGAGGTGCTCGGCGCCGAGGACGCGGAGCTTGCCGCGCACTACTTCGGGGTGACGGCGGACGGGACCTTCGAGGAAGGGGCGTCCGTTCTCCAACTTCCGCAGCACGAGGGCGTGTTCGATGCCGAGAAGATCGAGTCCGTCAAGGCGCGGCTGCTCGGCGCCCGTCGCGAGCGGCCCGCTCCCGGCCGGGACGACAAGGTGGTCGCCGCCTGGAACGGGCTCGCCGTCGCCGCGCTCGCCGAGACCGGTGCCTACTTCGAGCGGCCCGACCTCGTGGACGCCGCGCTGGCCGCCGCAGATCTCCTCGTACGGGTTCACCTGGACGACCGCGCGCATCTCGCCCGTACCAGCAAGGACGGCCAGGTCGGTCCGAACGCCGGTGTGCTGGAGGACTACGCCGATGTCGCCGAGGGGTTCCTCGCCCTTGCCTCCGTGACGGGGGAGGGGGTGTGGCTGGAGTTCGCCGGGTTCCTGCTCGACCATGTGCTCGCGCGGTTCGTCGACGCCGGGTCGGGGGCCCTGTACGACACCGCCAGTGACGCCGAGCAGCTCATCCGGCGGCCGCAGGATCCGACCGACAACGCGGTGCCCTCCGGGTGGACGGCCGCCGCGGGGGCGCTGCTCGGTTACGCCGCCCAGACCGGGTCCGAGCCCCATCGGGCCGCCGCCGAGCGGGCGTTGGGGGTCGTGAAGGCGCTCGGGCCGCGTGTGCCGCGGTTCATCGGGTGGGGGCTCGCTGTCGCGGAGGCGCTGCTGGACGGGCCCCGGGAGGTGGCGATCGTCGGGCCGGCGCTCGGTGATCCGGCCACGACCGTTCTGCACCGTACGGCGCTTCTGGCCACGGCTCCGGGGGCCGTGGTCGCCGTGGGGGTCGCGGGCGGGGAGGAGTTGCCGTTGCTTGCCGGGCGGCCGCTCGTCGGTGGTGAGCCCACCGCGTATGTCTGCCGCAACTTCACGTGTGACGCTCCGACGACCGATCCGGAGCGGTTGCGTATCGCGCTGGGGGGCTGA
- a CDS encoding ATP-binding cassette domain-containing protein, whose product MPGAIYAEGLVKTFGDVKALDGVDLDVPEGTVLGLLGPNGAGKTTAVRCLTTLLRPDRGSAVVAGIDVLKHPDAVRRSIGLSGQFAAVDEYLTGRENLQMVGQLYQMKSKAAKARADELLEQFHLTDAADRPAKTYSGGMRRRLDLAAALVVSPPVMFMDEPTTGLDPRNRQQLWEVIKQLVSGGTTLLLTTQYLEEADHLAHDIAVVDHGRVIARGTSDQLKARTGGERVEVVVHEREHMTTASEVLNVFGKGQGEVTVQEHMRKLTVPVTGGAKLLAEVIRELDSRGIEIDDIGLRRPTLDDVFLSLTGHLAEVKDQENGKQNGKETVQ is encoded by the coding sequence ATGCCAGGTGCCATCTATGCCGAAGGCCTGGTGAAGACCTTCGGTGACGTAAAGGCTCTGGACGGCGTCGATCTGGACGTCCCCGAGGGCACGGTCCTCGGTCTGCTCGGGCCGAACGGAGCAGGCAAGACCACCGCCGTCCGTTGTCTGACGACCCTGTTGCGGCCCGACCGCGGCTCGGCGGTCGTCGCGGGCATCGACGTCCTGAAGCACCCCGACGCCGTCCGCCGCTCGATCGGGCTCTCCGGCCAGTTCGCGGCGGTCGACGAGTATCTGACCGGCCGCGAGAACCTCCAGATGGTCGGTCAGCTGTACCAGATGAAGTCGAAGGCGGCGAAGGCCCGCGCGGACGAACTGCTGGAGCAGTTCCACCTCACGGACGCCGCCGACCGCCCAGCGAAGACCTACTCAGGCGGCATGCGCCGCCGGCTCGACCTCGCGGCGGCCCTGGTCGTCTCGCCCCCGGTGATGTTCATGGACGAACCGACGACCGGCCTCGACCCGCGCAACCGCCAGCAACTGTGGGAGGTCATCAAGCAGTTGGTCTCCGGAGGGACGACGCTGCTGCTGACCACGCAGTATCTGGAGGAGGCCGACCACCTCGCGCACGACATCGCGGTGGTCGACCACGGCCGTGTCATCGCCCGCGGCACCTCCGACCAGCTCAAGGCCCGTACCGGCGGCGAGCGCGTCGAGGTCGTCGTGCACGAGCGCGAGCACATGACGACCGCGTCCGAGGTGCTCAACGTCTTCGGCAAGGGCCAGGGCGAGGTCACCGTGCAGGAGCACATGCGCAAACTCACCGTGCCCGTCACCGGCGGCGCGAAGCTCCTCGCGGAGGTCATCCGCGAACTGGACAGCCGCGGCATCGAGATAGACGACATCGGCCTGCGCCGCCCCACCCTCGACGACGTCTTCCTCTCCCTGACCGGCCACCTGGCCGAGGTGAAGGACCAGGAGAACGGCAAGCAGAACGGAAAGGAGACCGTCCAGTGA
- the greA gene encoding transcription elongation factor GreA — translation MTQTSENVTWLTQEAYNKLKDELEHLTGPARTEISAKIAAAREEGDLRENGGYHAAKEEQGKQELRVRQLTQLLENAKVGEAPAANGSVAPGMVVTIAFDGDEDDTLTFLLASREYASSDIETYSPQSPLGSGVSGKKVGADAQYELPNGKLASVKILKAVPYQA, via the coding sequence GTGACCCAGACCAGCGAGAACGTCACCTGGCTGACCCAGGAGGCGTACAACAAGCTCAAGGACGAGCTTGAGCACCTTACTGGTCCTGCGCGCACGGAGATCTCGGCCAAGATCGCCGCTGCACGCGAGGAGGGCGACCTGCGCGAGAACGGCGGGTACCACGCCGCCAAGGAGGAGCAGGGCAAGCAAGAGCTCCGTGTGCGCCAGCTGACCCAGCTCCTGGAGAACGCGAAGGTCGGCGAGGCTCCGGCGGCGAACGGCTCGGTCGCGCCCGGCATGGTCGTGACCATTGCCTTCGACGGCGACGAGGACGACACGCTGACCTTCCTGCTCGCCTCGCGCGAGTACGCCAGCTCCGACATCGAGACCTACTCTCCGCAGTCTCCGCTCGGCAGCGGGGTGAGCGGCAAGAAGGTCGGCGCGGACGCCCAGTACGAGCTGCCCAACGGCAAGCTCGCCTCCGTGAAGATCCTGAAGGCAGTGCCCTACCAGGCCTGA
- a CDS encoding DUF4307 domain-containing protein: MSTATTRLPEGRYGRSTDERADRRLRIAAAVLGSVLLVVVGWFGYHYVVGNKISAEIITFKTYDDSVKVHLEVRKDSGTNGYCTVRSQAENGAEVGRADFRFDGDATRIDRLVTLRTTSQGTTAELLGCHSD, from the coding sequence ATGAGTACGGCGACCACGCGACTGCCCGAGGGACGGTACGGCCGCTCCACGGACGAGCGCGCCGACCGCAGGCTCCGGATCGCCGCCGCGGTCCTCGGGTCGGTACTGCTCGTCGTGGTCGGCTGGTTCGGCTACCACTACGTCGTCGGCAACAAGATCAGCGCCGAGATCATCACCTTCAAGACGTACGACGACTCGGTCAAGGTTCATCTGGAGGTCCGCAAGGACTCCGGCACGAACGGCTACTGCACCGTCCGCTCCCAGGCCGAGAACGGCGCCGAGGTCGGCCGCGCCGACTTCCGCTTCGACGGTGACGCCACCCGCATCGACAGGCTCGTCACGCTCCGTACGACGTCCCAGGGGACCACGGCCGAGCTGCTCGGCTGTCACAGCGACTGA
- the mca gene encoding mycothiol conjugate amidase Mca, which yields MAVHAHPDDESSKGAATMAKYVSEGVDVLVVTCTGGERGSILNPKLQGDKYIEEHIHEVRKKEMDEAREILGIKQEWLGFVDSGLPEGDPLPPLPEGCFALEDVDKAAGELVKQIRAFRPQVITTYDENGGYPHPDHIMTHTISMAAFEGAADTETYPESEYGPAYQPQKLYYNQGFNRPRTEALHNALIGRGMESPYGDWLKRWAEFERTERTLTTHVPCAEFFEIRDKALLAHATQIDPDGGWFRVPLDLQREVWPTEEYELAKSLVDTSLPEDDLFAGIRDNA from the coding sequence ATGGCCGTGCACGCGCACCCCGACGACGAGTCGAGCAAGGGTGCGGCCACCATGGCGAAGTACGTGTCCGAGGGGGTGGACGTGCTCGTCGTGACCTGCACGGGCGGGGAGCGCGGATCCATCCTCAACCCGAAGCTGCAGGGCGACAAGTACATCGAGGAGCACATCCACGAGGTACGCAAGAAGGAGATGGACGAGGCCCGCGAGATCCTCGGCATCAAGCAGGAGTGGCTCGGTTTCGTCGACTCCGGCCTGCCCGAGGGCGACCCGCTGCCGCCGCTGCCCGAGGGCTGCTTCGCCCTGGAGGACGTGGACAAGGCGGCCGGTGAGCTGGTGAAGCAGATCCGCGCGTTCCGCCCGCAGGTGATCACGACGTACGACGAGAACGGAGGGTACCCGCACCCCGACCACATCATGACCCACACGATCTCGATGGCGGCCTTCGAGGGCGCCGCGGACACCGAGACCTACCCCGAGTCGGAGTACGGCCCGGCGTACCAGCCGCAGAAGCTGTACTACAACCAGGGCTTCAACCGGCCGCGCACCGAGGCGCTGCACAACGCGCTGATCGGGCGCGGCATGGAGTCGCCGTACGGGGACTGGCTGAAGCGGTGGGCGGAGTTCGAGCGCACCGAGCGCACGCTGACCACGCATGTCCCGTGCGCGGAGTTCTTCGAGATCCGCGACAAGGCGCTGCTCGCGCACGCCACGCAGATCGACCCCGACGGGGGCTGGTTCCGGGTGCCGCTGGACCTTCAGCGGGAGGTCTGGCCGACGGAGGAGTACGAGCTGGCGAAGTCGCTCGTGGACACATCCCTCCCCGAGGACGACCTCTTTGCGGGCATCCGCGACAATGCCTGA
- a CDS encoding ABC transporter permease: protein MSAVNDSLVIARRNLIRMTRIPEMILFGLIQPIMFVVLFTYVFGGSMQIGDSSDLDVYKNFLMAGIFAQTVTFATASSGAGIADDMHKGLIDRFRSLPMARGAVLTGRTVADLVQTALTLLVLSVVALLVGWRPGSVDPTNVGKILGGFGLLLLLGYAFTWIGALIGLSVRTPEAATSGGLIWLFPVTFISNAFVDSSKMTPWLRHIAEWNPFSATVQACRQLFGDPGLSPSDAWPMQHPVWASLIYSVLIILVFRTLAVRKYRSATA from the coding sequence GTGAGCGCCGTGAACGATTCCCTGGTCATCGCACGCCGGAACTTGATTCGCATGACCCGGATTCCCGAAATGATTCTGTTCGGGCTCATCCAGCCCATCATGTTCGTGGTGCTGTTCACCTACGTGTTCGGCGGATCCATGCAGATCGGCGACAGCAGCGATCTGGACGTCTACAAGAACTTCCTGATGGCGGGCATCTTCGCGCAGACGGTCACGTTCGCCACCGCCAGTTCCGGCGCCGGCATCGCCGACGACATGCACAAGGGCCTGATCGACCGCTTCCGCTCACTGCCCATGGCGCGTGGCGCGGTGCTGACCGGGCGTACGGTCGCGGACCTGGTGCAGACGGCTCTGACACTGCTCGTCCTCTCGGTCGTCGCACTGCTCGTGGGCTGGCGCCCCGGCTCCGTCGACCCGACCAACGTCGGGAAGATATTGGGCGGCTTCGGCCTCCTGCTTCTCCTGGGATACGCCTTCACCTGGATCGGCGCGCTGATCGGCCTGTCGGTGCGCACCCCGGAGGCGGCCACCTCCGGTGGGCTGATCTGGCTCTTCCCGGTGACCTTCATCTCGAACGCGTTCGTGGACTCCAGCAAGATGACGCCCTGGCTGCGACACATCGCCGAGTGGAACCCGTTCAGCGCGACCGTGCAGGCGTGCCGCCAGCTCTTCGGCGACCCCGGCCTGTCCCCTTCGGACGCCTGGCCCATGCAGCATCCGGTGTGGGCCTCGCTGATCTACTCGGTCCTGATCATCCTCGTCTTCCGCACCCTGGCGGTCCGCAAGTACCGCTCGGCCACGGCATGA